A window from Hemicordylus capensis ecotype Gifberg chromosome 2, rHemCap1.1.pri, whole genome shotgun sequence encodes these proteins:
- the RAD54L2 gene encoding helicase ARIP4 isoform X3 has protein sequence MSDESVSGSDPDVDPDLEQEDMEEEEEEEEDEAMEEDNDGDDEEDLLDENDQSREAGFSSDHVQHGEDGEWQRSTSTTSSQNEQAEKVLQNQHKSLASEDNKKKRAQKPSHMRRNIRKLLREDQLEAVTKAAQQEELERRKRLEQQRKDYQASIPTVPLEFLPEEIALRTAEVAQLPPQVLEEEIICLDSTSSGSEDDSKGRLHSIKDEVIELSSGEDEALQIVDSSDSGNEGDEDATEESSGAHVNDALNQLDASGQVIVNINHPPNEEDVYLAPQLARAVKPHQIGGIRFLYDNLVESLDRFKTSSGFGCILAHSMGLGKTLQVISFLDVLFRHIEAKTVLAIVPVNTLQNWLAEFNMWLPAPEALPADYDPKEIQPRTFKVHILNDEHKTTAARAKVVTDWVTDGGVLLMGYEMYRLLSLKKSFATGRKKKSKKQTGPVIIDLDEEDRQQELLKGIEKALSRPGPDVVICDEGHRIKNCHASTSQALKNIRSRRRVVLTGYPLQNNLIEYWCMVDFVRPDFLGTRQEFSNMFERPILNGQCIDSTPQDVRLMRYRSHVLHSLLEGFVQRRGHNVLKIQLPYKEEHVILVRLSKIQRALYTEFMNRFRDAGNSGWLGLNPLKAFCVCCKIWNHPDVLYEALQKENLANEQDLDVDDLGTAGTNSRCQSQGMKAKTESNALVSPIGEATNSKYLQGIGFNPFQERANQVVTYEWAKDILCDYQTGVLQNSPKMVLLFHLVEESVKLGDKILVFSQSLSTLSVIEDFLAKRPVPSPPGLDAQGVHNWVRNVNYYRLDGSTSASERERLINQFNDPSNTSVRLFLLSTRAGCLGVNLIGANRVVVFDASWNPCHDAQAVCRVYRYGQKKPCHIYRLVSDFTLEKKIYDRQISKQGMSDRVVDDLNPVLNFTRREVENLLHFVEEEPDHAQDSFSPSKFKESVLQLACLKYPHLITKEPFQHESLLIDRKEHKLTKAEKKAAKKSYEEEKRASVPYTRPSYAQYYPATDQSLTSIPAFSQRNWRPSLKGEDRPVASVRPVQSTPIPMMPRHVPLGSMGSASVSNPTINFPINYLQRAGVLVQKIVTTTDIVIPGTNTSTDVQARISAGESIHIIRGTKGTYIRTSDGRIFAIRTTGKPKGSEDHRMVASGSHGPSLESTSNGRHDASSPKLPNTEELTRPISPDSPEIISELQQYAEAAAARESRHNSPSTNTTPGHPTRKDSAALLAARGTEQRAGTHGLAPSSSSALPATSQHIDNHAVLDLRGNKRKSASPSGSEEQAHRQQKKRSLPATVQPYESGYPVSGVENRGVLSKLLDNLSLDAPWE, from the exons AAAGCTGCTGCGGGAGGACCAGTTGGAGGCTGTGACAAAAGCAGCACAGCAAGAGGAGTTAGAAAGAAGGAAACGACTTGAGCAGCAGAGGAAGGATTATCAAGCCAGCATCCCCACAGTACCTCTAGAATTTCTCCCAG AGGAGATTGCTTTAAGAACTGCAGAGGTTGCTCAGCTTCCGCCTCAAGTGTTAGAAGAAGAAATCATCTGCTTAGACAGCACCAGCAGTGGTAGTGAGGATGACTCTAAAGGAAGACTCCACAGCATTAAAGATG AAGTGATAGAATTAAGTTCAGGAGAAGATGAAGCGCTCCAGATTGTAGACAGCAGTGATTCCGGCAATGAGGGAGATGAAGATGCTACTGAAGAGAGCAGCGGTGCTCATGTGAATGATGCTTTAAATCAGTTAGATGCTTCAGGTCAAGTAATTGTCAACATCAACCATCCACCAAATGAAGAGGACGTTTACTTGGCTCCACAACTTGCCCGGGCAGTGAAGCCTCACCAG attggtGGTATCCGCTTCCTGTATGATAATCTGGTGGAGTCCCTGGACAGATTTAAAACCAGCAGTGGATTTGGCTGTATCTTAGCTCATAGCATGGGGCTGGGCAAGACCCTTCAGGTCATCTCTTTTTTGGATGTACTTTTCCGGCACATCGAGGCAAAGACTGTCCTGGCCATTGTACCT GTAAACACTCTTCAGAACTGGCTAGCAGAATTCAACATGTGGCTTCCAGCACCAGAAGCCCTTCCTGCTGACTATGACCCAAAAGAAATACAGCCTCGCACTTTCAAAGTCCATATCCTGAATGATGAACACAA gaCCACAGCAGCACGTGCCAAAGTGGTAACTGATTGGGTGACGGATGGTGGTGTGCTGCTGATGGGCTACGAAATGTACCGTCTTCTTTCACTGAAGAAATCCTTTGccacaggaagaaagaaaaaaagcaagaAACAAACTGGCCCTGTCATCATTGATTTGGATGAAGAGGATCGACAGCAGGAACTCTTAAAAG GAATTGAGAAGGCTTTATCCCGCCCTGGCCCAGATGTCGTAATCTGTGATGAGGGTCACCGGATAAAGAATTGCCATGCTAGCACGTCTCAGGCCCTGAAGAACATACGATCTCGGCGGCGAGTGGTATTGACTGGCTACCCTCTGCAAAACAACCTAATAGAGTATTGGTGTATGGTGGACTTTGTCCGCCCTGACTTCCTTGGTACCCGACAGGAATTCAGTAATATGTTTGAGCGGCCGATCCTGAATGGCCAGTGTATCGACAGTACCCCTCAGGATGTCCGTCTCATGAGGTATCGCAGTCATGTCTTGCATAGTCTACTGGAGGGCTTCGTACAAAG GCGAGGGCACAATGTGCTGAAGATTCAGCTTCCCTATAAGGAAGAACATGTCATCTTAGTGCGTTTGTCAAAGATCCAACGGGCTCTTTATACTGAGTTCATGAACCGGTTCCGCGATGCAGGCAATAGTGGCTGGCTAGGACTGAACCCACtcaaggctttttgtgtctgttgtAAG ATTTGGAATCACCCTGATGTGCTATATGAAGCattgcaaaaagagaatttggcAAATGAGCAAGACCTGGATGTGGATGACCTTGGCACAGCTGGTACCAACTCACGCTGCCAGTCACAGGGAATGAAAGCGAAAACTGAGAGCAATGCTTTGGTATCACCAATTGGAGAGGCTACCAACAGCAAATACCTTCAGGGCATTGGCTTCAATCCCTTTCAGGAGAGAGCCAATCAGGTTGTTACTTATGAGTGG GCTAAAGACATCTTGTGTGACTACCAGACAGGAGTCTTGCAGAATTCACCGAAGATGGTATTGCTGTTTCATCTTGTGGAGGAAAGTGTGAAACTTGGAGACAAAATATTGGTCTTCAG CCAAAGCCTCTCCACCTTGTCTGTCATTGAGGATTTCTTGGCAAAGAGACCAGTGCCTTCTCCCCCAGGTTTGGATGCACAAGGAGTTCATAACTGGGTCCGAAATGTGAATTATTACA GGCTGGATGGAAGTACTTCAGCCTCAGAAAGAGAGCGATTGATTAACCAGTTCAATGACCCCAGCAACACTTCTGTTCGGCTCTTTCTCCTTTCTACACG TGCTGGGTGTTTGGGTGTGAACCTAATTGGTGCAAATAGAGTGGTCGTATTTGATGCTTCATGGAATCCATGCCATGATGCTCAGGCAGTGTGTCGGGTGTATCGTTATGGACAGAAGAAGCCCTGCCACATCTATAGACTAGTTTCTGATTTCACCCTGGAGAAGAAAATCTATGACCGTCAGATTTCCAAGCAAGGGATGTCAG ATCGTGTTGTGGATGATTTGAATCCGGTGCTGAACTTCACTCGGAGGGAGGTGGAGAACTTGCTGCACTTTGTGGAAGAAGAGCCAGACCATGCTCAGGATTCATTCAGCCCCAGCAAGTTCAAGGAATCTGTCTTGCAGCTGGCCTGTCTCAAGTACCCTCATCTCATCACCAAG GAGCCTTTCCAGCATGAGTCACTCCTGATTGATCGTAAGGAACACAAGCTCACCAAGGCAGAGAAGAAAGCAGCCAAGAAGAGCTATGAGGAAGAGAAACGTGCATCCGTCCCTTACACCCGTCCATCCTATGCTCAGTATTACCCAGCCACTGACCAGAGCCTAACAAGCATACCTGCCTTCAGTCAAAGGAACTG GCGACCAAGCCTCAAAGGTGAGGACAGGCCAGTGGCAAGTGTACGTCCCGTTCAGTCTACCCCCATTCCTATGATGCCTCGCCATGTCCCATTGGGCAGTATGGGATCAGCTTCTGTTTCCAATCCTACGATCAATTTCCCCATCAACTACCTGCAGCGAGCTGGCGTTCTCGTGCAGAAGATTGTCACCACAACCG ATATAGTGATTCCAGGTACAAACACTTCCACTGATGTGCAGGCAAGAATCAGTGCCGGAGAGAGCATCCACATTATCCGTGGGACTAAAG GGACATACATCCGGACCAGCGATGGGCGGATTTTTGCTATTCGGACCACTGGCAAGCCAAAAGGTAGCGAGGATCATCGGATGGTTGCTTCAG GATCCCATGGTCCATCTCTTGAATCCACAAGCAATGGCAGACACGATGCCTCATCACCCAAGCTTCCTAACACGGAGGAGCTCACTCGGCCCATCTCCCCCGACAGCCCTGAGATCATCAGTGAGCTGCAACAGTATGCAGAAGCTGCTGCAGCCCGTGAGTCCCGGCATAACTCTCCCAGCACCAACACCACACCTGGGCACCCCACCCGGAAAGACAGTGCAGCCCTCTTAGCAGCTCGCGGAACTGAGCAACGAGCAGGGACCCATGGTTTGGCACCTTCGTCCTCTTCAGccctgccagccaccagccagcaCATTGACAACCATGCAGTGCTGGACTTACGAGGCAACAAGCGCAAGTCAGCGTCACCCTCCGGCTCTGAGGAACAAGCCCACCGGCAGCAGAAGAAGCGCTCACTGCCGGCAACGGTGCAGCCCTATGAAAGTGGGTATCCTGTCTCGG GAGTTGAAAACCGAGGGGTTCTGAGCAAACTTCTGGACAACTTGTCTTTGGATGCACCATGGgaataa
- the RAD54L2 gene encoding helicase ARIP4 isoform X4 encodes MSDESVSGSDPDVDPDLEQEDMEEEEEEEEDEAMEEDNDGDDEEDLLDENDQSREAGFSSDHVQHGEDGEWQRSTSTTSSQNEQAEKVLQNQHKSLASEDNKKKRAQKPSHMRRNIRKLLREDQLEAVTKAAQQEELERRKRLEQQRKDYQASIPTVPLEFLPEEIALRTAEVAQLPPQVLEEEIICLDSTSSGSEDDSKGRLHSIKDEVIELSSGEDEALQIVDSSDSGNEGDEDATEESSGAHVNDALNQLDASGQVIVNINHPPNEEDVYLAPQLARAVKPHQIGGIRFLYDNLVESLDRFKTSSGFGCILAHSMGLGKTLQVISFLDVLFRHIEAKTVLAIVPVNTLQNWLAEFNMWLPAPEALPADYDPKEIQPRTFKVHILNDEHKTTAARAKVVTDWVTDGGVLLMGYEMYRLLSLKKSFATGRKKKSKKQTGPVIIDLDEEDRQQELLKGIEKALSRPGPDVVICDEGHRIKNCHASTSQALKNIRSRRRVVLTGYPLQNNLIEYWCMVDFVRPDFLGTRQEFSNMFERPILNGQCIDSTPQDVRLMRYRSHVLHSLLEGFVQRRGHNVLKIQLPYKEEHVILVRLSKIQRALYTEFMNRFRDAGNSGWLGLNPLKAFCVCCKIWNHPDVLYEALQKENLANEQDLDVDDLGTAGTNSRCQSQGMKAKTESNALVSPIGEATNSKYLQGIGFNPFQERANQVVTYEWAKDILCDYQTGVLQNSPKMVLLFHLVEESVKLGDKILVFSQSLSTLSVIEDFLAKRPVPSPPGLDAQGVHNWVRNVNYYRLDGSTSASERERLINQFNDPSNTSVRLFLLSTRAGCLGVNLIGANRVVVFDASWNPCHDAQAVCRVYRYGQKKPCHIYRLVSDFTLEKKIYDRQISKQGMSDRVVDDLNPVLNFTRREVENLLHFVEEEPDHAQDSFSPSKFKESVLQLACLKYPHLITKEPFQHESLLIDRKEHKLTKAEKKAAKKSYEEEKRASVPYTRPSYAQYYPATDQSLTSIPAFSQRNWRPSLKGEDRPVASVRPVQSTPIPMMPRHVPLGSMGSASVSNPTINFPINYLQRAGVLVQKIVTTTDIVIPGTNTSTDVQARISAGESIHIIRGTKGTYIRTSDGRIFAIRTTGKPKGSEDHRMVASGSHGPSLESTSNGRHDASSPKLPNTEELTRPISPDSPEIISELQQYAEAAAARESRHNSPSTNTTPGHPTRKDSAALLAARGTEQRAGTHGLAPSSSSALPATSQHIDNHAVLDLRGNKRKSASPSGSEEQAHRQQKKRSLPATVQPYERVENRGVLSKLLDNLSLDAPWE; translated from the exons AAAGCTGCTGCGGGAGGACCAGTTGGAGGCTGTGACAAAAGCAGCACAGCAAGAGGAGTTAGAAAGAAGGAAACGACTTGAGCAGCAGAGGAAGGATTATCAAGCCAGCATCCCCACAGTACCTCTAGAATTTCTCCCAG AGGAGATTGCTTTAAGAACTGCAGAGGTTGCTCAGCTTCCGCCTCAAGTGTTAGAAGAAGAAATCATCTGCTTAGACAGCACCAGCAGTGGTAGTGAGGATGACTCTAAAGGAAGACTCCACAGCATTAAAGATG AAGTGATAGAATTAAGTTCAGGAGAAGATGAAGCGCTCCAGATTGTAGACAGCAGTGATTCCGGCAATGAGGGAGATGAAGATGCTACTGAAGAGAGCAGCGGTGCTCATGTGAATGATGCTTTAAATCAGTTAGATGCTTCAGGTCAAGTAATTGTCAACATCAACCATCCACCAAATGAAGAGGACGTTTACTTGGCTCCACAACTTGCCCGGGCAGTGAAGCCTCACCAG attggtGGTATCCGCTTCCTGTATGATAATCTGGTGGAGTCCCTGGACAGATTTAAAACCAGCAGTGGATTTGGCTGTATCTTAGCTCATAGCATGGGGCTGGGCAAGACCCTTCAGGTCATCTCTTTTTTGGATGTACTTTTCCGGCACATCGAGGCAAAGACTGTCCTGGCCATTGTACCT GTAAACACTCTTCAGAACTGGCTAGCAGAATTCAACATGTGGCTTCCAGCACCAGAAGCCCTTCCTGCTGACTATGACCCAAAAGAAATACAGCCTCGCACTTTCAAAGTCCATATCCTGAATGATGAACACAA gaCCACAGCAGCACGTGCCAAAGTGGTAACTGATTGGGTGACGGATGGTGGTGTGCTGCTGATGGGCTACGAAATGTACCGTCTTCTTTCACTGAAGAAATCCTTTGccacaggaagaaagaaaaaaagcaagaAACAAACTGGCCCTGTCATCATTGATTTGGATGAAGAGGATCGACAGCAGGAACTCTTAAAAG GAATTGAGAAGGCTTTATCCCGCCCTGGCCCAGATGTCGTAATCTGTGATGAGGGTCACCGGATAAAGAATTGCCATGCTAGCACGTCTCAGGCCCTGAAGAACATACGATCTCGGCGGCGAGTGGTATTGACTGGCTACCCTCTGCAAAACAACCTAATAGAGTATTGGTGTATGGTGGACTTTGTCCGCCCTGACTTCCTTGGTACCCGACAGGAATTCAGTAATATGTTTGAGCGGCCGATCCTGAATGGCCAGTGTATCGACAGTACCCCTCAGGATGTCCGTCTCATGAGGTATCGCAGTCATGTCTTGCATAGTCTACTGGAGGGCTTCGTACAAAG GCGAGGGCACAATGTGCTGAAGATTCAGCTTCCCTATAAGGAAGAACATGTCATCTTAGTGCGTTTGTCAAAGATCCAACGGGCTCTTTATACTGAGTTCATGAACCGGTTCCGCGATGCAGGCAATAGTGGCTGGCTAGGACTGAACCCACtcaaggctttttgtgtctgttgtAAG ATTTGGAATCACCCTGATGTGCTATATGAAGCattgcaaaaagagaatttggcAAATGAGCAAGACCTGGATGTGGATGACCTTGGCACAGCTGGTACCAACTCACGCTGCCAGTCACAGGGAATGAAAGCGAAAACTGAGAGCAATGCTTTGGTATCACCAATTGGAGAGGCTACCAACAGCAAATACCTTCAGGGCATTGGCTTCAATCCCTTTCAGGAGAGAGCCAATCAGGTTGTTACTTATGAGTGG GCTAAAGACATCTTGTGTGACTACCAGACAGGAGTCTTGCAGAATTCACCGAAGATGGTATTGCTGTTTCATCTTGTGGAGGAAAGTGTGAAACTTGGAGACAAAATATTGGTCTTCAG CCAAAGCCTCTCCACCTTGTCTGTCATTGAGGATTTCTTGGCAAAGAGACCAGTGCCTTCTCCCCCAGGTTTGGATGCACAAGGAGTTCATAACTGGGTCCGAAATGTGAATTATTACA GGCTGGATGGAAGTACTTCAGCCTCAGAAAGAGAGCGATTGATTAACCAGTTCAATGACCCCAGCAACACTTCTGTTCGGCTCTTTCTCCTTTCTACACG TGCTGGGTGTTTGGGTGTGAACCTAATTGGTGCAAATAGAGTGGTCGTATTTGATGCTTCATGGAATCCATGCCATGATGCTCAGGCAGTGTGTCGGGTGTATCGTTATGGACAGAAGAAGCCCTGCCACATCTATAGACTAGTTTCTGATTTCACCCTGGAGAAGAAAATCTATGACCGTCAGATTTCCAAGCAAGGGATGTCAG ATCGTGTTGTGGATGATTTGAATCCGGTGCTGAACTTCACTCGGAGGGAGGTGGAGAACTTGCTGCACTTTGTGGAAGAAGAGCCAGACCATGCTCAGGATTCATTCAGCCCCAGCAAGTTCAAGGAATCTGTCTTGCAGCTGGCCTGTCTCAAGTACCCTCATCTCATCACCAAG GAGCCTTTCCAGCATGAGTCACTCCTGATTGATCGTAAGGAACACAAGCTCACCAAGGCAGAGAAGAAAGCAGCCAAGAAGAGCTATGAGGAAGAGAAACGTGCATCCGTCCCTTACACCCGTCCATCCTATGCTCAGTATTACCCAGCCACTGACCAGAGCCTAACAAGCATACCTGCCTTCAGTCAAAGGAACTG GCGACCAAGCCTCAAAGGTGAGGACAGGCCAGTGGCAAGTGTACGTCCCGTTCAGTCTACCCCCATTCCTATGATGCCTCGCCATGTCCCATTGGGCAGTATGGGATCAGCTTCTGTTTCCAATCCTACGATCAATTTCCCCATCAACTACCTGCAGCGAGCTGGCGTTCTCGTGCAGAAGATTGTCACCACAACCG ATATAGTGATTCCAGGTACAAACACTTCCACTGATGTGCAGGCAAGAATCAGTGCCGGAGAGAGCATCCACATTATCCGTGGGACTAAAG GGACATACATCCGGACCAGCGATGGGCGGATTTTTGCTATTCGGACCACTGGCAAGCCAAAAGGTAGCGAGGATCATCGGATGGTTGCTTCAG GATCCCATGGTCCATCTCTTGAATCCACAAGCAATGGCAGACACGATGCCTCATCACCCAAGCTTCCTAACACGGAGGAGCTCACTCGGCCCATCTCCCCCGACAGCCCTGAGATCATCAGTGAGCTGCAACAGTATGCAGAAGCTGCTGCAGCCCGTGAGTCCCGGCATAACTCTCCCAGCACCAACACCACACCTGGGCACCCCACCCGGAAAGACAGTGCAGCCCTCTTAGCAGCTCGCGGAACTGAGCAACGAGCAGGGACCCATGGTTTGGCACCTTCGTCCTCTTCAGccctgccagccaccagccagcaCATTGACAACCATGCAGTGCTGGACTTACGAGGCAACAAGCGCAAGTCAGCGTCACCCTCCGGCTCTGAGGAACAAGCCCACCGGCAGCAGAAGAAGCGCTCACTGCCGGCAACGGTGCAGCCCTATGAAA GAGTTGAAAACCGAGGGGTTCTGAGCAAACTTCTGGACAACTTGTCTTTGGATGCACCATGGgaataa